Within the Thermoproteales archaeon genome, the region AGAAGTTTCTCAGAGTTAAAGAGAGAACTAGGAATAAAGAGCAGCGGCAAACTAGACTTCCATCTAAAGAAACTGAAGGAATTAATAGCACTAGATGAGGAAGGTAGATACTGCTTGACCAAAACGGGATATGCCGCTCTCCAAGCTATAGACGTGGTCCAAAAGTATGGATGGCAGAAAAGAGCTTATATACTAAACTTAGCTGTCTACGCGCTCATAAATATCTTTGCAGTGTTGAAAATTCCCAGCCCATGGTTGTGGATAGTATTTCTCTTATCAACGGCGTGGCTGGCGTTCTACACTTATTGGAACATTAAAAAGAGAAAAACCTAGGAATGGTGAAGCAACGAAATGAACTAGAATAGCTTATGGTCAATGCTTGCCTCCGCTGTTATAACTATTTTAAAATTTTTTAGAATACTATTGATGATGATTTAAAAAAGTAAGAGGTATTTATTCAGGATTAAGAGCTGGTTAGCTTTTTAAATGCGTCAACGGCAGCATGCATTAGTGGGTAGACTATTGGTGATGCTGTTAAGAGCGGATGCGTTCCTACCTGCATTGAAAGCAGCTCGCATAGGGTAGTTCTCTTGGTTATGAGAATGCCAGCTGCATTGGCTAGCTCGGCTACGCTTGGACCTCCTGCAACTTCGCAGCCTAGGATTGTAAGGCACTTCCTGCCCACGATTAGCTTGAGTTTAAGTTTTTTAGCTCCTGCAAGCGCTCCTGGATGCTTATCCACGGTTTCAGCATATCCGACAACTATATCGAACCCTAGATCTCTGGCTCTTGATTCTGTGAGTCCTGTAGCGGCTAGCGATACATCGCCTATTTTTGTGGAAAACGTTAGAGGCGGACCTCTAGTCATGCTTAACTTATATAAGTTTGCAGCCGCAACTCTAGCTTCAGTCACAGCCGCTGATGCTAGCATTATTCTTGCTGGTCTTTGCGTGAAGAAGTCTATTTTCTCGGCGCAGTCTCCTACTGCGAATATGTCTGGATCAGAAGTCCTAAGGTAGCTGTCAACGGCTATAGCCCCACTCTCGCCTATC harbors:
- a CDS encoding helix-turn-helix transcriptional regulator translates to MISEEVFEAISHPIRIQILKKLAEKPRSFSELKRELGIKSSGKLDFHLKKLKELIALDEEGRYCLTKTGYAALQAIDVVQKYGWQKRAYILNLAVYALINIFAVLKIPSPWLWIVFLLSTAWLAFYTYWNIKKRKT